Proteins encoded by one window of Rhinolophus ferrumequinum isolate MPI-CBG mRhiFer1 chromosome 13, mRhiFer1_v1.p, whole genome shotgun sequence:
- the MPV17 gene encoding protein Mpv17 isoform X1 gives MALWRAYQRALTAHPWKVQVLTAGSLMGLGDVISQQLVERRGLREHQAGRTLTMVCLGCGFVGPVVGGWYRVLDRLVPGTAKVDALKKMLLDQGGFAPCFLGCFLPLVGTLNGLSAQDNWAKLRRDYPDALVTNYYLWPAVQLANFYLVPLHYRLAVVQCVAVVWNSYLSWKAHQL, from the exons ATGGCACTCTGGCGGGCATACCAGCGGGCCCTTACTGCTCACCCGTGGAAAGTACAGGTCCTGACAGCTG GGTCCCTGATGGGCCTGGGTGACGTCATTTCACAGCAGCTAGTGGAGAGGCGAGGTCTGCGGGAACACCAGGCTGGCCGGACCTTGACCATGGTCTGTCTGGGATGTGGCTTTGTG GGCCCTGTGGTAGGAGGCTGGTACAGGGTTTTAGACCGTCTCGTCCCTGGCACCGCCAAGGTGGATGCACTAAAGAAGATGTTGTTGGATCAG GGGGGCTTTGCCCCATGTTTTCTAGGCTGTTTCCTCCCACTGGTAGGGACACTCAATGGACTGTCAGCCCAGGACAACTGGGCCAAACTCCGGCGG GATTATCCTGATGCCCTCGTCACCAACTACTAT CTCTGGCCTGCTGTGCAGCTAGCCAACTTCTACCTGGTCCCCCTTCATTACAG GTTGGCTGTTGTCCAGTGTGTTGCTGTTGTCTGGAACTCCTACCTGTCCTGGAAGGCACACCAGCTGTAA
- the MPV17 gene encoding protein Mpv17 isoform X2 — protein sequence MALWRAYQRALTAHPWKVQVLTAGSLMGLGDVISQQLVERRGLREHQAGRTLTMVCLGCGFVGPVVGGWYRVLDRLVPGTAKVDALKKMLLDQGGFAPCFLGCFLPLVGTLNGLSAQDNWAKLRRDYPDALVTNYYKLEEDQARQLAVVQCVAVVWNSYLSWKAHQL from the exons ATGGCACTCTGGCGGGCATACCAGCGGGCCCTTACTGCTCACCCGTGGAAAGTACAGGTCCTGACAGCTG GGTCCCTGATGGGCCTGGGTGACGTCATTTCACAGCAGCTAGTGGAGAGGCGAGGTCTGCGGGAACACCAGGCTGGCCGGACCTTGACCATGGTCTGTCTGGGATGTGGCTTTGTG GGCCCTGTGGTAGGAGGCTGGTACAGGGTTTTAGACCGTCTCGTCCCTGGCACCGCCAAGGTGGATGCACTAAAGAAGATGTTGTTGGATCAG GGGGGCTTTGCCCCATGTTTTCTAGGCTGTTTCCTCCCACTGGTAGGGACACTCAATGGACTGTCAGCCCAGGACAACTGGGCCAAACTCCGGCGG GATTATCCTGATGCCCTCGTCACCAACTACTAT AAGTTGGAGGAGGACCAGGCAAGGCA GTTGGCTGTTGTCCAGTGTGTTGCTGTTGTCTGGAACTCCTACCTGTCCTGGAAGGCACACCAGCTGTAA
- the UCN gene encoding urocortin — translation MRLAGRAALLAALLLLAHLRPGSSQWSPEQEAAAGVQDPSLRWSPGARNQGREARALLLLLAERFPRRAGPGRWGSVTTGERPRRDDPPLSIDLTFHILRTLLEEARTQRERERAEQNRVILDSVGK, via the coding sequence ATGAGGCTGGCGGGACGTGCGGCGTTGCTGGCGGCGCTGCTGCTCCTGGCACATCTGCGCCCGGGGAGCAGCCAGTGGAGCCCGGAGCAGGAGGCGGCGGCCGGGGTCCAGGACCCGAGTCTGCGCTGGAGTCCCGGAGCGCGGAACCAAGGCAGGGAGGCCCGCGCGCTCCTCTTGCTGCTGGCGGAGCGTTTCCCGCGCCGCGCGGGGCCAGGCCGATGGGGATCTGTGACCACAGGAGAGCGGCCGCGACGGGACGACCCTCCGCTGTCCATTGACCTCACCTTCCATATCCTGCGGACCCTGCTGGAGGAGGCACGGACGCAGAGAGAGCGCGAGCGCGCAGAGCAGAACCGCGTCATACTCGACTCGGTGGGCAAGTGA